In a genomic window of Lacrimispora sp. BS-2:
- a CDS encoding AraC family transcriptional regulator, which produces MKHKTTVRGKYLQSSVFVVILWLNLFSIAAVSLFNYFVFHRMSNEAYLKSFIEYNSQVTDLAFSNIDKQIMMSAYQTPQFYFSPVVENDDLLYPQEQDIAGSPERVLALVAEMRRLQKVYPYVKSMDIYYEGTGTVVTGFDKVHFPETQERFTQYLPWLEPWKEGGEENGFMHRSINVYSVEEPVITYVVKLTQHKWKGSSIYLGIHIAKSAFGKYISEQEGSLAILGKEGQVIYDTPLYEAERMSAGAVMAEARRNGIVFEKGGQPVSLNVSGDRQTVFYTVSPDTGLLYLYRVADSNFYQQYNVTKRMFIIGYLVSIAFNLLVLAMITYYNNTAYRTRIQQVSRGAGIDISQATRSFEGTLQVLTSEISSLHQSIDSSKALLFQSAVRSVILNKNPEMGYDKLEPYLTGDCVCTFFLYLSEKDGRKLSVESLQEEYAIGSRPYEVLFTTMENDGLVAVIVASEQNMTAARKSFMKEMGVRWNMCRMVSGRNCSMKKEGVKESYRTAAEAAKYRYIYVEEAWLSYEMLQLEKRKHSGSHLKLFGVMERDIVNENFLDFKTRMEGLIVSFKSRNYDITYCNSTLRDLVTMFYHMMQQYQLDMWVVFGYDIREYYMQIPDIDAFHQWGNYLGESIIRNIRHQKESVDVDLKDKILRIIDENLETCISLDYLADELHMRLDAVSRMFKQMMGKGYAEYIKEQKLNRAIRLLDEGYSVKEIAEQLGYSSSQYFIKVFKEAYGITPLQFKKNRQNKDR; this is translated from the coding sequence ATGAAGCACAAAACAACTGTCAGAGGGAAATATCTGCAATCGTCAGTATTTGTGGTGATTTTATGGCTCAACCTGTTCAGCATCGCAGCGGTCTCTCTGTTTAATTATTTTGTATTTCACCGGATGAGCAACGAAGCATATTTAAAAAGTTTTATTGAGTACAACAGCCAGGTGACGGATCTGGCCTTCAGCAATATTGATAAGCAAATTATGATGTCTGCCTACCAGACCCCCCAGTTCTACTTTTCTCCCGTGGTGGAGAATGATGACCTTTTGTATCCCCAGGAACAGGATATTGCCGGTTCGCCGGAGAGGGTTCTGGCGCTGGTGGCCGAAATGCGTAGGCTGCAGAAGGTTTACCCCTATGTGAAAAGCATGGATATTTACTATGAAGGTACGGGGACTGTGGTGACCGGCTTTGATAAGGTTCATTTTCCGGAAACTCAGGAGAGGTTTACTCAGTATCTTCCCTGGCTTGAGCCATGGAAAGAGGGCGGGGAGGAGAATGGTTTTATGCACCGATCTATAAACGTGTATTCAGTAGAAGAGCCGGTAATCACGTATGTGGTAAAGCTGACCCAGCACAAGTGGAAGGGAAGCTCCATCTATCTGGGAATCCATATCGCGAAGTCTGCGTTTGGAAAGTATATCAGTGAGCAGGAGGGATCTCTGGCCATTTTAGGGAAAGAGGGGCAGGTCATCTATGATACTCCTTTATATGAAGCGGAACGAATGTCGGCGGGTGCCGTTATGGCAGAAGCCCGCAGAAATGGAATCGTATTTGAAAAAGGCGGACAGCCGGTATCGCTGAATGTGAGCGGAGACAGGCAGACCGTGTTTTATACGGTGTCCCCGGACACAGGGCTGTTATATCTTTACCGGGTTGCCGACAGCAACTTCTATCAGCAATATAACGTGACAAAGCGTATGTTTATCATTGGTTATCTGGTGTCAATCGCCTTTAACCTGCTGGTACTTGCCATGATTACCTACTATAATAACACGGCCTATCGAACACGGATTCAGCAGGTATCCAGGGGGGCGGGGATTGATATCTCACAGGCCACCAGAAGCTTTGAGGGAACACTCCAGGTGCTGACCAGTGAAATCAGTTCCCTGCATCAGTCTATCGACTCTTCCAAAGCGCTGCTGTTTCAAAGCGCGGTCCGGTCAGTCATTCTCAATAAAAATCCGGAGATGGGGTATGATAAACTGGAACCCTATCTTACGGGAGACTGTGTATGTACCTTCTTCCTCTATCTCTCGGAAAAAGATGGCAGAAAGCTGTCGGTGGAAAGCCTGCAGGAAGAGTATGCGATTGGAAGCAGACCTTATGAAGTGCTGTTTACAACCATGGAGAACGATGGGCTTGTAGCTGTTATTGTTGCATCTGAGCAGAATATGACGGCAGCCAGAAAAAGCTTCATGAAAGAGATGGGAGTCCGGTGGAATATGTGCCGCATGGTTTCCGGCAGGAACTGCTCCATGAAAAAAGAGGGAGTGAAGGAAAGCTACAGAACTGCGGCTGAAGCTGCAAAATACCGTTATATTTATGTAGAAGAGGCCTGGCTGTCTTACGAGATGCTGCAGCTGGAAAAACGGAAACACTCTGGAAGCCATTTAAAACTGTTTGGAGTCATGGAGCGTGATATTGTAAATGAGAATTTTCTGGATTTTAAAACCCGCATGGAAGGGTTGATCGTGTCCTTTAAGAGCAGAAATTATGACATCACTTACTGCAATTCCACGCTTCGGGATTTAGTTACCATGTTCTATCACATGATGCAGCAGTATCAGCTGGATATGTGGGTAGTGTTCGGTTATGACATCAGGGAATATTATATGCAGATTCCGGATATTGACGCCTTCCATCAGTGGGGAAATTACCTGGGTGAAAGCATTATCAGAAATATCAGGCATCAGAAGGAATCTGTTGATGTGGATTTAAAGGATAAAATCCTCCGGATCATTGATGAAAACCTGGAGACCTGTATTTCTCTGGATTATCTGGCCGATGAACTGCACATGCGTCTCGACGCGGTCAGCCGTATGTTTAAGCAGATGATGGGCAAAGGATACGCGGAATATATCAAAGAACAGAAATTAAACCGCGCTATCCGGTTGCTGGATGAAGGATACAGTGTCAAAGAAATAGCGGAGCAGTTGGGATACAGCTCTTCCCAGTATTTTATTAAAGTATTTAAAGAGGCGTACGGGATAACGCCACTTCAGTTTAAGAAAAACAGACAGAATAAAGATCGGTGA
- a CDS encoding carbohydrate ABC transporter permease, with translation MNTIRRKRKKSAEDWLVDGVAYGFALILMVSILLPFMQVVTISMSPASVVNETGFHLFPTKFNFSGYEQISTDPNFWHSYLITIFRTVAGTAAGVLVTVLTAYPLAKSNLPYRKFLMMFIVFTMYFSGGMIPKYLLIKELHLANNFLVYILPCLITGFALIITRNFFMGIPAALEESAKLDGATNLQVLFQVYLPLSMPVMATISLWYCVQHWNSWMDNMLYVSKKSLYVLQYVLQTILTNGQTADMEAAADVLVHTETMKMAALVLSLIPIVCTYPFLQKYFVKGMIVGSVKG, from the coding sequence ATGAACACCATACGAAGAAAAAGAAAAAAATCAGCGGAAGACTGGCTTGTAGACGGAGTCGCATACGGATTTGCGCTGATACTGATGGTATCGATCCTGCTTCCCTTTATGCAGGTAGTCACCATATCCATGAGCCCGGCATCAGTTGTAAATGAAACGGGATTTCATCTGTTTCCGACCAAGTTTAATTTTTCGGGATATGAGCAGATTTCTACAGATCCCAATTTCTGGCACAGCTATCTGATTACCATTTTTAGAACGGTGGCCGGTACGGCGGCGGGAGTGCTGGTGACGGTACTGACAGCCTATCCGCTGGCAAAATCCAATCTTCCTTACCGCAAGTTCCTGATGATGTTCATAGTGTTTACCATGTATTTCTCTGGAGGTATGATACCCAAATACCTGTTGATCAAGGAATTGCATTTAGCGAATAACTTCCTGGTTTATATTCTGCCCTGCCTGATTACGGGATTTGCCCTGATTATCACAAGAAACTTCTTTATGGGGATTCCGGCTGCGCTGGAAGAGTCAGCGAAGCTTGACGGCGCTACAAACTTACAGGTACTGTTTCAGGTGTACTTACCACTGTCCATGCCGGTCATGGCAACGATTTCCCTTTGGTACTGCGTGCAGCACTGGAACTCATGGATGGATAATATGCTGTATGTGTCGAAAAAAAGTCTGTATGTCCTGCAATATGTACTGCAGACAATCTTGACTAATGGACAGACCGCGGATATGGAAGCGGCTGCAGATGTTCTGGTTCATACAGAAACGATGAAGATGGCGGCGTTGGTACTATCGCTGATACCCATTGTATGTACTTATCCGTTTCTCCAGAAATACTTTGTTAAAGGCATGATCGTTGGTTCTGTAAAAGGATAG
- a CDS encoding ABC transporter permease subunit has translation MTVAKIKAAPKKTGFLGNLSQYKEYYIMLIPGILFFLVFCYGPMYGLIIAFQDYYPLKGIEGSTFVGLKHFKSLFSNPFFLSVLKNTLIISLYKLLICFPAPIFLCLVLNEIKHVKFKKVAQSISYLPHFVSWVVVSGIIIEFLSPSRGPVNILLQNLGFDPVFFVGEARYFRGVLVLSDMWKSIGWGSIVYLAAVTSVDPALYEAAEMDGAGRIQRILHITLPALAPIVTVMLIMESGKILNDSFEQVYNFLSPTTYGVGDVISTFVYRMGIQNMQYSFTTAVDLFKNIISFMLVMLTNYIARRTNDYALW, from the coding sequence ATGACAGTAGCAAAAATAAAAGCAGCCCCAAAAAAGACAGGTTTTTTGGGTAATTTATCACAGTATAAAGAGTATTATATTATGCTGATTCCGGGAATTTTGTTCTTCCTTGTATTCTGCTATGGACCTATGTATGGACTCATCATTGCATTTCAGGATTACTATCCTTTGAAGGGAATTGAAGGAAGTACTTTTGTAGGTCTGAAGCATTTTAAGAGTTTGTTTTCCAATCCATTCTTTTTATCAGTATTGAAAAACACATTAATTATCAGTTTATATAAATTACTGATATGCTTCCCGGCGCCGATTTTTCTGTGCCTGGTATTGAACGAGATTAAACATGTTAAATTTAAAAAGGTGGCCCAGTCCATCTCTTATCTGCCGCACTTTGTTTCCTGGGTTGTAGTCTCCGGTATCATCATCGAGTTTTTATCCCCATCCAGGGGGCCGGTTAATATTCTGCTGCAGAACCTGGGATTTGACCCCGTATTCTTTGTGGGGGAGGCCAGGTATTTCCGCGGAGTTTTAGTGCTTTCCGACATGTGGAAGTCCATTGGCTGGGGCTCTATCGTGTACCTGGCTGCGGTTACCTCTGTCGATCCGGCCCTCTACGAGGCGGCAGAGATGGACGGGGCGGGCAGAATACAGAGAATTCTGCATATTACGCTCCCGGCCCTGGCGCCTATTGTTACGGTTATGCTGATTATGGAGTCCGGCAAAATTCTGAACGACAGCTTTGAGCAGGTATATAACTTCCTGTCTCCGACAACTTATGGAGTAGGTGATGTAATCTCCACCTTCGTATATCGGATGGGTATTCAGAACATGCAGTACAGTTTCACCACAGCAGTTGATTTATTTAAAAATATCATTTCTTTCATGCTTGTCATGCTGACGAACTACATAGCGCGAAGGACAAATGATTACGCATTATGGTAA
- a CDS encoding extracellular solute-binding protein, with translation MRRWKRWTACMMAAAMTGSMLTGCGSGQTTASDKGSTTGAVSEEPVQMSWLTGQTSAEVDDDAEVVKMIEERFNIDLKGFYVDSNNYQQNLNVKFAGGEMPDVMVIGSPADLATYVEGGIIAELPIETIREKAPNFAKCADENDDGSLWSTMIYKGKNYGVSNPMSVVPMAMFWNQTWLDNLGLEVPETLEEYEEVLTAFVEQDPDRNGKKDTAGMAERAIGAVFGAFGLRCMTGGNPGFLVEEMQLGDDNVPFFPYIRPEAKQALEVLNRWYEKGIIDKEFITGENHGGYAWLSHSFMNGQIGLTSAMPYHYFYYSTDSDDVNNQAICLKEMKALNPEAKIVAGPAPVGPDGKSGTEAWSKVGRLTCLTTQGASDPRKVDAFLAILDAYYSDVEFMELSNYGLEGKHFEMAGETRKRIGDGVELRKQGIMQVDFGDTVLYAESLNASKVKLGNDITGNGYYRFNAPATEEFANVSATLDTLTEQAYFDMITGAKPLDYFDTFVAEFKAAGGDTAEKAVQEAYAEQQKALQK, from the coding sequence ATGAGAAGATGGAAGAGATGGACAGCGTGCATGATGGCGGCAGCCATGACAGGAAGTATGCTGACTGGATGTGGTTCCGGCCAGACAACTGCATCCGATAAAGGAAGTACAACCGGGGCGGTAAGTGAGGAGCCGGTTCAAATGTCGTGGCTGACTGGTCAGACCTCCGCAGAGGTGGATGATGACGCGGAAGTAGTTAAGATGATAGAGGAACGCTTCAATATTGATTTAAAAGGTTTTTATGTAGATTCCAATAATTATCAGCAAAATTTAAATGTAAAGTTTGCCGGTGGCGAGATGCCGGATGTTATGGTTATTGGAAGCCCGGCTGATCTGGCTACCTATGTGGAGGGTGGCATTATTGCAGAACTTCCTATTGAAACTATCAGGGAGAAAGCGCCGAACTTCGCAAAATGTGCGGATGAAAACGATGATGGCTCATTGTGGAGTACGATGATCTATAAAGGAAAGAACTATGGGGTTTCCAATCCCATGAGCGTAGTGCCTATGGCCATGTTCTGGAACCAGACTTGGCTGGATAATCTGGGGTTGGAAGTACCGGAAACACTGGAAGAATATGAAGAGGTGCTGACCGCATTTGTAGAGCAGGACCCTGACCGCAATGGTAAAAAAGATACAGCAGGTATGGCGGAACGAGCCATCGGAGCCGTATTCGGTGCATTTGGTCTTCGCTGCATGACCGGCGGTAATCCAGGCTTCCTGGTAGAGGAAATGCAGCTTGGTGATGATAACGTTCCTTTCTTCCCATATATCCGTCCCGAAGCAAAACAGGCGTTGGAAGTATTAAACAGATGGTATGAAAAGGGAATCATCGACAAGGAGTTCATCACAGGCGAAAATCATGGCGGTTACGCATGGCTGTCTCATTCCTTTATGAACGGACAGATTGGTCTGACAAGCGCTATGCCATATCACTATTTTTACTACAGCACAGATTCTGATGATGTAAACAACCAGGCTATCTGCTTAAAAGAGATGAAGGCATTGAATCCGGAAGCGAAAATTGTAGCAGGACCTGCACCGGTAGGTCCAGATGGAAAATCCGGTACAGAGGCATGGTCAAAAGTAGGACGCTTAACCTGCCTGACCACACAGGGCGCTTCCGATCCTAGAAAAGTTGATGCATTCCTGGCAATTCTGGATGCTTACTATTCAGATGTAGAATTTATGGAACTGTCAAACTATGGTCTGGAAGGCAAGCACTTCGAGATGGCCGGAGAAACGAGAAAGCGTATTGGAGACGGAGTTGAGCTTCGTAAACAGGGCATTATGCAGGTGGATTTTGGTGACACGGTTCTTTATGCGGAGAGTTTAAATGCATCAAAAGTGAAGCTTGGTAATGATATTACAGGAAACGGCTACTATCGCTTTAACGCTCCCGCTACAGAAGAATTTGCCAATGTAAGCGCAACCCTGGATACATTGACTGAACAGGCTTATTTTGACATGATCACAGGTGCAAAACCTCTTGACTATTTCGATACCTTCGTAGCAGAATTTAAGGCAGCCGGCGGAGACACGGCTGAGAAGGCTGTTCAGGAAGCTTATGCGGAGCAGCAGAAAGCGCTGCAGAAATAA
- a CDS encoding heparinase II/III family protein: MITIPVKEREVTDEDLFSALQLSYPGLSEVRHSLEAGNTLLAKKELVTYFQTRTNVTYYFDYRSLPLKPIDTDSNPQLFQAALGLKGSLKEFCLYAGKKMMERVYVRPGGDVEIELGPDYENLPHFNVKEDIGKKHRTVLDIFSRGQFFEYLAVLYHETGDRAVLEKLEETLQMFWEHYPLDLEFTDPDISHFLHTEDRDVMSTGFLTLCYLSLFYTRIPYEISTEMAFGILKRIWFLGIQFRRFDTDTYRKFNHHMWERGLVPFMLATLLPEFPELAAMKDRGTQVVRQHVMDDFNEAGGYSEHSIPYWSGAALGEMISNGIYLGNLNRTTLLDEESGCRIQTSYDILASIAPPHDRFPSLGDNGGPKVNQILSNGAYRAGNDACRELLEYRLGQTEELPKIPLDYCNDKSGFFCSRSSFSADANYVLMSAKVNCGDTGHNHMDMLSLFISMRGQELIGEPHSRQLYHSVRAGSPQRGYMYNMTFHNTVLAYGNPVQDDRFYALKWGVMRPDSPVEYFTSREEGCFVSAYHDAYTFCRHTRKILVCREKGFLIHDCIRGGDRLPDSHIQRWNLFPDVSYRQLDDRSVLLEKNGALTLLLWNGAPSLHIWQKEDLYPEIVKDRNQLSTIVDVHFTPVMDADSGIGPVSQSLLILDVTDGIPTIGDSDSLCAGLLSCAEHDNLAGALDLFLQIK, encoded by the coding sequence ATGATTACTATTCCGGTAAAGGAAAGGGAAGTAACTGATGAAGATTTATTTTCTGCTCTTCAGCTGTCGTATCCCGGGCTTTCAGAAGTACGTCATTCGTTAGAAGCCGGCAACACACTTCTTGCAAAAAAAGAACTGGTCACTTATTTTCAGACCCGGACCAATGTAACTTATTACTTTGATTACCGCAGTCTCCCTTTAAAACCCATCGATACCGACAGCAATCCTCAGCTGTTCCAGGCGGCTCTAGGACTGAAGGGCAGCTTAAAAGAGTTCTGTCTGTATGCAGGAAAAAAGATGATGGAGCGTGTGTATGTCCGTCCGGGCGGAGATGTGGAAATCGAGCTGGGGCCTGACTACGAGAATCTCCCTCATTTTAATGTTAAAGAAGATATAGGTAAAAAACACCGTACGGTTCTGGATATCTTTTCAAGGGGACAGTTTTTTGAATACCTTGCCGTCCTTTACCATGAAACAGGGGACCGGGCAGTGTTGGAAAAATTGGAAGAAACCCTTCAGATGTTCTGGGAGCATTATCCCTTGGATCTGGAATTTACCGATCCGGATATCTCTCATTTTTTACATACCGAGGACCGAGATGTGATGAGTACCGGGTTTCTGACCCTTTGCTATCTCAGTTTATTTTATACAAGGATTCCTTATGAGATTTCTACGGAAATGGCTTTTGGAATCCTAAAACGAATCTGGTTCCTAGGTATCCAGTTCCGCCGGTTTGACACAGATACATACCGGAAATTCAACCATCATATGTGGGAAAGAGGTCTGGTGCCGTTTATGCTGGCTACCCTGCTTCCTGAGTTTCCGGAGCTTGCAGCCATGAAAGACAGGGGTACCCAGGTAGTCCGCCAGCACGTCATGGATGATTTCAATGAGGCCGGAGGTTACAGCGAGCATTCTATTCCATACTGGAGCGGCGCCGCTCTGGGCGAGATGATCAGCAACGGCATTTACTTAGGAAACTTAAACCGTACAACGCTTCTGGATGAAGAAAGCGGATGCCGAATTCAGACCAGCTACGATATCCTGGCTAGTATCGCCCCGCCTCATGACCGTTTTCCGTCTCTGGGAGATAACGGCGGCCCCAAGGTGAACCAGATCTTATCCAACGGTGCTTACCGTGCGGGCAATGATGCCTGCAGAGAGCTGCTCGAATACCGGTTAGGACAGACTGAAGAGCTCCCGAAGATACCTCTGGATTACTGCAATGACAAAAGCGGTTTTTTCTGTTCCCGAAGCAGTTTCTCTGCCGACGCCAACTATGTTTTAATGTCTGCCAAGGTGAATTGCGGTGACACCGGGCATAACCACATGGATATGCTTTCACTCTTTATTTCCATGAGGGGACAGGAACTTATCGGTGAGCCTCATTCCAGACAGCTTTACCACTCAGTCCGGGCAGGAAGCCCCCAACGCGGATATATGTATAATATGACTTTCCACAATACGGTACTGGCTTATGGAAACCCGGTTCAGGATGACCGGTTCTATGCTTTAAAATGGGGCGTAATGAGACCGGACTCTCCCGTAGAGTACTTCACCTCCAGGGAAGAAGGCTGTTTTGTCAGCGCATACCATGATGCTTATACCTTCTGCCGCCATACCAGAAAAATTCTCGTCTGCCGGGAGAAAGGATTTCTGATTCATGACTGTATCCGGGGCGGTGACCGCCTTCCCGATTCCCATATACAGCGGTGGAATCTTTTTCCTGACGTATCATACCGTCAGCTTGATGACCGAAGTGTCCTTCTGGAAAAAAACGGCGCTCTTACCCTGCTTTTATGGAACGGAGCCCCCAGTCTGCATATCTGGCAGAAAGAGGACTTATATCCTGAAATCGTCAAAGACCGGAATCAGCTGTCAACCATCGTCGATGTGCACTTTACACCTGTCATGGATGCTGATTCTGGTATCGGCCCTGTCTCGCAGAGTTTGCTGATTCTGGATGTGACAGACGGTATTCCTACAATCGGGGATAGCGACAGCCTGTGTGCCGGTCTGCTTTCCTGCGCGGAACACGATAACCTTGCCGGAGCCCTCGACTTATTCCTGCAAATAAAATAG
- a CDS encoding YesL family protein: MNGLFSINSPLWSISSKALNFLWLSILWLVCSLPVITIGASTSALYSITLKYVRNEEGYLTASFFTAFRQNLRQGAIIWLVLLLAGLFLGLDFVFYYRGEQTGIGYMILMTLFFSLALVFVLMNLYVYAVLAKFQNSVFHIIKSSCIMALCHWPSSLAMLMLSLLILAVGFLAFPPLLFFAPAGLCYMHSKFLCRIFDGYIAA, from the coding sequence ATGAATGGTCTGTTTTCAATCAACAGTCCCCTTTGGAGTATATCCAGCAAAGCACTGAATTTTTTGTGGCTGAGTATCTTATGGCTGGTCTGCAGTCTGCCGGTCATCACCATAGGGGCTTCAACCTCCGCACTTTATTCCATAACGCTGAAATACGTCCGCAATGAAGAAGGATACTTAACAGCTTCCTTCTTCACCGCTTTTCGGCAGAATCTCAGGCAGGGAGCCATTATCTGGCTCGTACTCCTGCTGGCCGGTTTATTTCTGGGCCTTGATTTTGTGTTCTATTACCGGGGTGAACAGACCGGGATCGGATACATGATATTAATGACCCTGTTTTTCAGCCTGGCACTGGTCTTTGTCCTGATGAATTTGTATGTGTACGCGGTCCTGGCCAAATTCCAGAACTCTGTCTTCCATATCATAAAAAGCTCCTGCATCATGGCCCTCTGCCACTGGCCTTCCAGCCTAGCTATGCTGATGCTGTCACTGTTAATTCTGGCGGTGGGATTCCTGGCATTTCCACCTCTGCTTTTCTTCGCACCGGCCGGCCTATGCTATATGCATTCCAAGTTTTTATGCCGGATATTCGACGGCTACATCGCAGCCTGA
- a CDS encoding glycoside hydrolase family 88 protein gives MEKWLALLFQKMDIKFQAECERMGDKIPYRTIEGSYKTDYGETDIYWWTNGFWPGILWKMYHATGKDNYRKCAELAERKLDKALHDFMGLHHDIGFMWLHSAVADYRLTDSKESRTRGLLAANILAGRYNPAGKYIRAWNPECVEEGQDCTGWIIVDSMMNIPLLYWASKELKDPRFYYIAKAHADTVKRTLVRADGSCGHIACLNPDSGELTEIMAGQGYSAASSWSRGQSWILYGFALSYRYTKDPEYLDTAKRTAHYFISNISLTDYIPLCDFRQPKKPVYWDASAGLCAACGLLEIAEHVEEQEKRLYRSHAEQIVKAVSERCCDWNPENDSVVQNCKVDYHSTGNQQTDLIYADYFMAEAVLRLAEKDFLIW, from the coding sequence GTGGAAAAATGGTTAGCGCTTTTATTTCAAAAAATGGATATCAAATTTCAGGCAGAATGTGAAAGAATGGGGGATAAGATTCCTTATCGGACAATAGAAGGAAGCTATAAAACGGATTATGGTGAAACGGATATTTACTGGTGGACAAATGGCTTCTGGCCGGGGATTTTATGGAAGATGTATCATGCCACGGGGAAGGATAACTATCGTAAATGTGCGGAACTGGCGGAGAGGAAGCTGGATAAGGCGCTGCATGATTTTATGGGACTGCATCATGATATTGGATTTATGTGGCTTCACAGTGCAGTTGCGGATTACCGGCTGACCGATTCAAAGGAGTCCAGAACACGCGGGCTTCTGGCGGCCAATATTCTGGCGGGCAGATATAATCCGGCAGGAAAATATATCAGAGCCTGGAATCCTGAATGTGTGGAAGAAGGGCAGGATTGTACCGGCTGGATCATCGTGGATTCAATGATGAACATACCGCTTCTTTACTGGGCCTCTAAAGAACTAAAGGATCCCAGATTTTATTATATTGCAAAGGCTCATGCGGATACTGTAAAAAGAACTCTTGTCAGGGCCGACGGTTCCTGCGGCCATATTGCATGCCTGAATCCGGACTCCGGTGAACTTACAGAGATTATGGCGGGACAGGGATATTCGGCCGCCTCTTCCTGGTCACGCGGACAATCCTGGATACTATATGGATTTGCGTTGAGCTACCGTTATACGAAAGATCCTGAATATCTGGATACGGCAAAAAGGACGGCTCATTATTTTATTTCTAATATCTCTTTAACGGATTATATTCCTCTGTGCGATTTCAGACAGCCTAAGAAGCCGGTATACTGGGACGCGTCGGCCGGGCTTTGCGCGGCCTGTGGATTGCTGGAGATAGCGGAACATGTAGAAGAGCAGGAGAAGCGGCTGTACCGCAGTCATGCGGAGCAGATTGTGAAGGCGGTGTCAGAGCGGTGTTGTGACTGGAATCCGGAAAATGATTCTGTTGTCCAGAATTGTAAGGTAGATTACCACAGCACCGGGAATCAGCAGACAGATCTGATTTATGCGGATTATTTTATGGCAGAGGCTGTTCTTCGTCTTGCAGAAAAAGATTTTCTGATATGGTGA